A section of the Castanea sativa cultivar Marrone di Chiusa Pesio chromosome 12, ASM4071231v1 genome encodes:
- the LOC142621139 gene encoding 2-oxoisovalerate dehydrogenase subunit alpha 2, mitochondrial-like codes for MANWVIRSRTIAHHLNKKMGLLGILNLSSWSSTSNSFHSMPLGDNHGRPHAIFGDSATHFSVRRFESTEAEREFDTNYINQDGGDQALNFPGGKVEFTSDMNFISESADKRVPCYRVLDDDGELMVSKNFVQVSKEVAVKMYIDMVTLQMMDNIFYEAQRQGRISFYLTTLGEEAINIGSAAALSADDLVLPQYREPGALLWRGFTLQEFANQCLGNKEDIGKARQMPIHYASKKHNYFAVSSPIATQLPQAVGAAYSLKMEGKDACVATYIGDGGTSEGDFHAAMNFAAVLEAPVIFICRNNGWAISTPIEEQFRSDGIVVRGRAYGIRSIRVDGSDALAVLSAIRTAREMAISEQRPLLVEALAYRVGHHSTSDDSTKYRSVNEIEYWKTARNPVNRFRKWIERNGWWSDKDETEHRSSVKKQLLQAIQIAEKTEKPSIEGLFSDVYDHLPSNLQEQEEQLRETIRRHPKDYPSDVPV; via the exons ATGGCAAATTGGGTGATAAGGTCAAGAACCATTGCTCATCATCTCAACAAAAAGATGGGTTTGTTGGGAATTCTCAATCTTAGTTCTTGGAGTAGCACTTCTAATTCCTTTCATTCAATGCCACTTGGTGACAACCATGGAAGACCACATGCAATTTTTGGTGATTCAGCTACCCATTTCTCCGTTCGGCGTTTCGAATCCACCGAAGCTGAAAGAGAGTTCGATACGAACTACATTAACCAGGATGGAGGTGATCAG GCCTTAAATTTTCCTGGAGGAAAGGTTGAATTTACTTCAGACATGAATTTCATATCCGAGTCTGCTGATAAAAGAGTACCTTGTTATCGAGTTCTCGATGATGATGGGGAGCTGATGGTGTCCAAGAACTTCGTACAG GTAAGCAAGGAAGTGGCTGTAAAGATGTATATTGATATGGTCACCCTTCAAATGATGGACAACATATTCTATGAAGCACAAAGGCAGGGAAGAATCTCTTTTTATTTGACCACATTAGGGGAAGAAGCAATTAACATTGGCTCAGCTGCTGCACTTAGTGCAGATGATCTTGTGTTGCCTCAG TACCGGGAGCCTGGAGCTCTCTTGTGGCGTGGATTTACACTGCAAGAATTTGCAAACCAGTGCTTAGGAAACAAGGAAGACATAGGAAAAGCCAGGCAGATGCCAATCCATTATGCCTCTAAGAAACACAACTACTTCGCTGTGTCATCACCTATTGC CACACAACTTCCACAAGCCGTGGGTGCTGCTTATTCTCTTAAAATGGAGGGAAAGGATGCATGTGTAGCTACTTATATTGGAGATGGTGGCACTAGTGAG GGAGATTTCCATGCTGCTATGAATTTCGCAGCAGTTCTGGAAGCCCCCGTCATTTTTATTTGTCGTAACAATGGATGGGCCATTAGTACTCCTATAGAAGAACAATTTCGAA GTGATGGAATTGTTGTTAGGGGTCGGGCTTATGGAATTCGAAGCATCCGGGTGGATGGGAGTGATGCTCTTGCTGTATTAAGTGCAATTCGCACTGCTCGTGAAATGGCTATAAGTGAACAAAGACCACTTTTAGTTGAG GCCCTTGCATATAGAGTAGGACACCATTCGACCTCTGATGATTCCACAAAGTATCGATCTGTGAATGAAATTGAATACTGGAAAACAGCTAGAAACCCTGTAAATAGATTTAGAAAATGGATAGAAAGGAATGGTTGGTGGAGTGACAAGGATGAAACTGAGCACAGAAGCAGCGTTAAAAAGCAG CTACTGCAAGCAATTCAAATTGCAGAGAAGACAGAAAAACCTTCAATTGAAGGCTTATTCTCCGATGTCTATGATCATCTGCCATCAAACCTTCAAGAGCAAGAGGAACAACTTAGAGAAACCATCAGAAGACATCCGAAAGACTACCCATCTGATGTTCCtgtttag